The DNA region ACCTTCCTCCGCAAGTGGCTGGCCGAGCACCCGGAGTTCGCCTCCAACCCGCTCTACATCGGCGGCGACTCCTACTCCGGCTACACCGTGCCCGTCACCGCGATGGACATCGCCACCCACCACGACGAGGACCCCAAGCTGAACCTGGTGGGCTACCTCGTCGGCAACGCTGGAACCGACGACCGGTACGACACGGGGGGCAAGGTGCCGTTCATGCACGGCATGGGGCTCATCTCCGACGAGCTCTACGAGGCCGCCAGGACCGGGTGCGGCGGCGACTTCTACCGGACGCCGGACCCCGCGAACGCACGCTGCGCCAGCGCGATGATGGCCATCAGCATGGTGACCTTCGCCGTGAACCCCGTGCACATCCTGGAGCCCTTCTGCGGCGCAGCGGTGCGCGCCCCCAGCATCTTCCAGGGctacggcggcgccggcgggcggcggtcgaTGCTGGTGCGGGACGACGTCGGCCACCCGGGCTTCTTCGCTGAGAGGAGGCTGAACCTCCCCGTGGAGTGCAGGGACAACGGGTACCGGCTGTCCTACATCTGGGCCGACGACCCGGAGGTGAGGGAGACGCTGGGCATCCACGAGGGGTCCATCGGGGCCTGGAGCCGCTGCACGATGCTGACGCACTTCAGGCACGACCTCACCACCGTCATCCCCTACCATGTCAACCTCACCAAGGCAGGATACAGGGCGCTCGTCTACAAGTAAGCAACAATCACTGATCCTTAACAAGGTTTAGCATGTATTGCTAAATTGTTATCACAGGCCAGATCAGTGATGAGTACGTGATCGGACGATGAATTGGTGTGTGCGTGCAGCGGCGACCATGACATGGACATGACCTTCGTGGGCACCCAGGAGTGGATCAGATCGATCGGCTACCCCATCGTCAGCGACTGGAGGCCGTGGTTCGCCAACCGACAGGTCGCAGGGTGGGTTACTTGCTCACTCTGTTCTACTTCGTGCACACTCTGATTATCTGAACTCGCCTCAAATTGGTCATCCTTATTCTATGCCTTCTGTTGGTAGGTTCACAAAGACTTACGCCCACAACCTCACTTTCGCCACTGTTAAGGTATGGATGAATGCACTCTATATGATGATGTGTATGAATTCGGGGTATACAACTACTGATGGATGCGTCTCTTCTCCAAAAACACACAACAGGGAGGAGGGCACACAGCTCCGGAGTACAGGCCCAAGGAGTGCCAGGCCATGTTGGATCGATGGACCTCAGCAGCAGGACAGCTCTGATGAACTTGGGGCCGGGGTCCTGGAAATCAACACAGTATATAGTGTAGCAGACGTCCTTCCATCTTGTTGTCAAAGATCGATGTAATAAGATTAAAACAGGCTTAAATTCATTGGGAGAGGCGCAGCCATAGGATCGGATCGGGGCAGCTTATATTTAACTCGAGAGAGGGCGAGCTTATTAGCTAACTATACTACTTGGAACCTTCTTAACCAAGATACTATTCTCCAAATACTTGGCACACTTTACGTGTCTCAATGtatgcattttttttttgtccTCAACTTATATGTAATGGTGCATGCATGGCTGGTCCTTACCTACTTTTCAGACTGATGCAGCTAAAAATATGATGGCTAAGTTTAAGAATTTAAGAAGAGTCTTAAAAGCATGGAAAAAGCACATCTCCAGTCTATCTGCCAATATTGAAAAGGTCAATCTCATCTTATCTCTGATGGAACTCTTGGAAAAACATAGGGATCTTTCCCTGGAAGAATGGAATTTCAAAAACCTGCTAAGTGAAAAGCTGGTTTCACTGCTTCATCAGCAGAAAATCTATTGGAAGCAACAGGGTACCATTAAATGGGTTAAGTTTGGAGATGCAGGAACAAAATACTTTCATGCTAATGCAACAATAAGATATAGAAAAAAGTTGATCACCTGCTTAAAATCCAATGATGGCACAGATGTTTACaatcatgaggcaaaggcagaAATTCTATGGCTTGCTTACAAAGACAGACTACGGTCCTCCAACCCTGTGCATTTACCAGATAATCTACCAGATCTAATCAGTTTAGCAGAGAATCTGGATCTCTTGGATACCCCTTTCACTCATGAAGAAATAGACTCTGTAGTGAAAAGCTTACATGCTGACAAGGCACCAGGGCCAGATAGCTTCAACAATGAATTCATTAAGAAATGTTGGCACATTATAGCACCAGACTTCAATACTCTTTGTGAAGGATTTCAAAAGGGAGAAATTTGTCCTCAAAGCGTCAATGAGTCCTATATTACTCTGTTACCTAAAGTAGACTCTCCTTCTGGCATAGGGGATTACAGACCCATTTCTCTTCTAAACTGCTCCATGAAACTAATTACCAAGCTCTTGGCAAACAGACTGCAGATACTGATCATGAAACTGGTACACAAAAACCAGTATGGCTTCATCAAAACTAGGACAATACATGATTGTCTAGCTTAGTCTTTTGAGTACCGTCACTTATGTCATCAATCCAGGAAGGAAATCATCATCTTAAAACTGGATTTTGAGAAAGCTTTTGACAGAATGGAGCATACAACTATGTTGGAACTTATGAAAGTAAGAGGTTTTAGTGACACCTGGTTAAATTGGATGTAAAACATTTTTGCTTCAGGAACTTCCATTGCAGAAGAGGGGTCAGCCAAGGGGACCCTCTTTCCCCTCTGCCTTTTGTCTTGGTAGCTGATTTACTTCAATCCCTGGTCAACAAAGCTGTAGAACAAGGGCAGCTCAATCTGCCAATCCCGTGCGCTTCAGACAATCACTTCCCAATTATCCAATATGCATATGACACTTTGATAATTATGGAAGGTTGCTTGAGACAACTTCAGCACTTGAAAGACATCCTACATATTTTTACAGACGCTATAGGTTTGAAGGTTAATTACAACAAGTCCCTAATGGTACCTCTGAACATACCTGAGCACTCTCTAGTTTCTCTAGCAACCAGTTTTAACTGTGCCAAGGGAAGCCTACCTTTCACCTATCTTGGTCTGCCCTTGGGAACAACCAAGCCCAGAATAGAGGACTTTCTGCCTCTGGTGTCCAAGTGTGAGAGACGTTTACATGCCACTTCATTGTTCTTATCACAAGCAGGAAGTTTGCTGATGACCAATGCAGTCTTCACGTCTATACCAATGTTTCAAATGGGGACCTTTCTTCTACCCAAAACAGTGCTTGAGCAGATTGACAAGTATAGGAAGCATTGCCTTTGGCGGGGTTCAAATGTAAATGACAAAAGACCACCAAAGGCAGCAGGGCACATGGTTTGCCTACCCAAAGAAGAAGGTGGTTTAGGAGTCATCAATTTGAAAACACATAATGAGGCCCTCTTGCTGAAAAATTTGCACAAGTTTTTCAACAAATCAGACATTCCATGGGTACATCTGATATGGGAGAAACACTACAGAAATGGCAAACTCCAAGTCACATAAAAAAAGGCTCCTTTTGGTGGAGGGGCAATCTTAAACTCCTGGATGCTTTTAAAGGAATGGCAATGGTCAATATTCAGAATGGCTCTAGCTGCCTGTTTTGGTTTGATCTCTGGGGGATAGGTGCAACATCAGCAATACCTGGAGCTCTTCTCCTTTGTGAAAAACAAACTCCTGTCcttccaaacagtccaccaaacaGAGCCATTGCACAGTCTCTTTCATTTACCTATCTCTGAGGAAGCTTTTGCACAATTGGAGCAACTACAACAACTGTTAAATAATCAAGTCATTTCAGACAACCTGGATTGGTGGCAATATATTTGGGGTAATAATCAGTTCTCCTCCAAAAAAGCCTACTTGCATCTCACTGGCCATGCTCAAGTTCCTCAGGTCTTCGAATGGCTTTGGAAATCAAGCTGTCAGAATAAACACAAAGTTTTTTCTAGCTATTACTCAAAGATCGCCTCAGCACTAGAAACATACTCAGACGAAAAACAATGATACTTGATTCCTATGAGTGTGAACTTTGCACCTCAGGGGAGGAGGAAACCTTGGAACTTCTTTTCTTAACATGTCCTTTTGCCACTGCTTGCTGGAACCTCATAAAATTACATGTCCCTCTCCAAGTATCAGTATTCGATGCAATTGACAGCTTTAAGGGGCAGCTGCACACCCCTATCTCGTTGGATATTATCATTTTGCTTTGTTGGGCTATCTGTACTTCCAGGAATGATGTCATCTTCCAAAATAATCATGTATCCATCTCTTCGACCAGAGCAATCTTCAAGAAAGAACTCACACTGCTTGTGCATCGTGTGAAGCCAAAACATAAAGAGTGTTTAGCCGAATGGATAAGCAACTTTGGATAATCTTTTTGCTTAgcttaatcttctttctttctttctttgtatCTTGAGTGGGGTTGTAAAGACTCTCTTTTTCTTTGCTTTTTAATATATTTATAATCAGTAGGGGATGCTCATCCCCTCCTGTTGCCTCAAAAAAAAATATAATGATGCATCCGATTTGGGCTCTTAGTTAAAAATTGACAGACATAGCACTAAAAATGCTCAAAATTAAAATCTGTTACCTACTGTTGACTACACACTATAACATGTAACAATAGGCATGTTTGTTTGAGCTACAGATTCTGACAAGCAGCAGATTGTGGAGTGGAAATCTGAATTGCTAAAATGTGAAGGTCCAAAAGCTGTTCGATAACCTACACTTTGAATTGTTACATCTACCTCTCTTTCTCTCACATAAAACGTGACAAATACTATTTTCTTTCTGTCACATCTCTCTTTCTTACAGTCTCCGCCCAATTTAAACGTAAAACAAATTCCCTACAATCTCGTCCTACCTTTCTCTCTATTTCATCTTCCACTAGAACATCCAAATAATGACTGTCATAATAGAAATAAATGTAGATTTCAACAGAGTTTTAAATGTGCATCCTCCAATTGATAAGCTTAGCTACAACAACATAGACCAATTGCAACTGACAAAAGAGAAGCCAAGTCCTGTAATCAACATTCTAAAAAATTGAAGCTCAAACTCAACACGTTAATTTGCTCATAAAACAGTAGAATACATTAAACACTCTAGAATCCCTAATCATTGATGTCTCTAGTAAAATGCTCTAATTTTAGTTACACTTTATAATGTTTTGTCATCACATACATCAGTGCAAATGAAAACACTTTGCCAATTCCTGTAATCAACATTCTAAAAATTGTAGCTCAAAATCAACACGTTAATTTGCTCATAAAATAGTAGAATACATTAAACATTCTAGAGTTCCTAATCACTGATGTCTCTAGTAAAATGCTCTAATTTTAGTTACATTTTATAATGTTTTGTCATCACATACATCAATGCAAATGAAAAACACTTTGCCAATTCCTATTTGTGCATGTCAATCTAGAATTTTATACCACCAAGTTGCTTTAGGTTTGAACGTTTTGCACGCCGTATCATGTAACAACATTCAACACAATGCTAACAGACATGTTGACAAGATGCCAACAGAAATACCATAATCTTCATATAACTAAAAAGATCCAAATATCAGTCTTAATATCAGTTAAGATTCCGAAAACAAATACATTAATTTTTTGATAATACATATAATGGCTAATCGTGACAAGGAGCAAGTGCTGCATGAATGTGTAATATTCATAACATAACCACAAGAGATGGTCAATGCCCCTCAGTCTCTCACCCATAGTTAGCAACATTAATGGCATTAAATGCAAAACAACATTGTCAGCAAATTTAACAATAATGGAAGGATTTATGTTGTTAAACATAAATAGAGCATCTATAGTCTCATTATACGCATGTATAGAGCAGATAATAACCAAGGCTGAGCATCTATAGTCTCGGCCCAATTTAGAGCCTGTTTCTTCTTCCATcctttagggcctgtttggaagcCTGGTATTTGGTCCAAAATCCTTGCAAATTACAGGATCGAATGTTTTTCCGACGCAGGCTTGAATTTATTGCTTGGATGACCAGCGAGCCCACTAATTTTACCGTTGGTTTGGGCAAAAATTGGCGAAAAAAAACAATCGTGTGATCAGGCCCTAAAAAATACGACAAATATCGGACACAAACTCTGTTCCCTATCAGATCAGATGATCCCATCAGCGACGATGGTGGGGCGATCGGAGGATCCCCTCGAAGACGGATGAGTGACTTCGACCACGACCACATCGgcgacagtggcggcggcggtggccgcgaTCCCCTCAGCGACCGATGGGGAGCGGAACGGAACGGAACGGAACGGGAGTGAATTTGATGGTGAGCACATCGGCGGTTACACTTCCAAATCTGCATCTCAATGATTTAAGGTAACTTATTATAATCACTTTTATAGTTTACAAAAGTATTTCTACATATTGGGATGGGGGATTTATTATCTATATCCATATTTGAGGAAAAATGAATTCAGAGAAATCAATGCATGAATAATTGCTATTGTTCAAGTCTGCATTGTCAGACCTAAGTccacgggactgcacacatggcctacatcttataggataagggatggggtaTGACCCACGCTCTACACCAGTTGTACCTACTCAtagcgtagtagaactactcatacaatagtaaaactagtcggagataATAGAAACTACCTGAAAaccactcgggtaggactctagggctcATATGTGACTGGGACTTCCATGTTACCCTatcctcccagactatataagggcgaacAGGGACCCTCTTCAAacaggagcatgagggacaactcgtgcctcatgcaacagatcactcaggagatcacccgatcaccacctaaggcaatacaaaccacacatgacgtagggtattacgctctcggtggcccaaacttgtctaaaccttatgtgccttgcaccttcaagtgacatcctacctacaaactcaccacctcgggggtatccctcggtgggcgtggcggtaaaacaccgacagctggcccACCAGGTAGgagtgttcatcgagcatccaccagagaactcaatggcatctttcaatttcaccagcgctgtgctcAATGAGGGCACGACGTTCACCTTCGCCGACGATTgtggtggcttcaacagccacctcgcTGAAACCAAGAAGCCGACGACATCTGCTCCAGCATCCTGTCATGACATTGACGACCACGCCGATGATCTCGGGGGAATTTGACTTCCGATCTAATCAGAAACTGTGAGGGCGAGTCTAGAACCAACCTGGCTCCTACTCATGATCGACTCGAATTTAGCTCATGCCACAATGATGATGCATCATCGCCAACGACCTTGATGACACGGCTCGACTTCACATAGCGCCGCAGCACCGACGCGCTGCTGCCACCAGCTATGACTACTTCGACaaatctgcatcgccaacgattacttcaactactcgtctcgactagaaactagtcaagGACGAGCCTTAAACTACTTGGTGACTAGCTCTGCATGGTCAACAACTATTCGGGATCAGTCGGCTCCATCAACAAACTGTCGCGGCTCCATGGACGACTACTGCGGTTTCGTCGATAATCATCCACGAGTGGGCTTATTTCAACTACTCCGACTACTTGTTTTGGaaagaaaactagtcgggagtgGGCTTCACACCGTCAacaactagtcagaatcgactccgactagtcagttttatcaacaaaccgtcgcggcTCCATCGAcaatcgtccacgaatcaagctaagttacttataccttttccaacTTGTTGTTCACAGGGTCGGATACTTTTTGCGCAATGCGCATTCTCTTCACAGGCCATGTCATGCCCATTCTCGATTGCCTGCATGGTCCGCCCTGCAACACGGACGGTCGGGTTACACCCTATAAGTGCGCTCCACAAGCATTCTCTTTTTTCGCGCAGCGCCGACTGCTCTAGTTTTCTCTCAACGGTTGCTACAATACCTGGGTAGCATATGCTTTAATTCgggaaacctcgactcttctgtatgcctatgctcctacgcgtgcatgcggccacGCTTTCTATGCCATGGTTTACAGCAATCATGGTTCAGGTGCCTAACGTAATAGGCTACCTACCCGGGGATATTATGTGATCCAACAAGAGTACAACGTgaaaaattttacatgcattttacaatgctggAATTTGCTCCCGACAcgatatcatgtatatcagttacaacatacttttatgtttaccttgcaggggtCCTGACCTGAACCATGCTGCTGGGCGAGTCAgattcaactccgactagttggcttcatcaacaatcgcccatgactactttgactactcatTTCGCCTACAAGACTAGTCGGAGACAACTATACTTGGTGACACGttggtgactacttcgactactcctTTCACCTACAAGACTAGTCAGAGACGACTATGCTTGACGACACGCTggtgactactttgactactcatCTCACCTACAAAACTAATCgtaatcgactccgactagttggcttcatcgacagttcaagattcagCAGCAATTAGCCGATGCATAGGCTAGGGGGCTGGTGCTACCGACTACTAGGTATATACTAtgtgactcatctagctcccaggctcgggggctagataCGACATGGCTCTCAGCAatgaaggtttgatttgagcggtaatttagggtgcTTTTTgatgaagttatttgtttaataATTTTTTAGGAAATTCATCCTAAAAAAGCAGTTttcgaatttctgaaccaatttgtcCATCTTAATCATCAAATTTTtactgtcatatattgcatgccactattctttggatcctttgttCAAAATcttgaggatttggattcaaggctcggaggctgcagggacacgtgtcatcagtgacttatttttcaaatcttttggaagataaggaaagaagactcaagactaaattgaccctcagcctgattctatgagtcaacctgaggctcaggggctactccatatgaagtgtgagttcaatcgcaccctatataaaagaagacttgacaactacttggggcatgagcacctcacagtctcGATGCAGCtaaagaagtactcggaagacactttcaagatggagttcgggagaactcgaagacaccttcagaagtactcggaagcctgcagtactcgacttcgaagagctcggggcttgtcagacccgggcccacggaactgcgcacatggcctacatcttacaggacAAGGGGTGGGGCATGACCcacgccctacaccagttgtaactactcgcagtgtagtagaactactcatacagtagtaaaactagtcggagatagtaggaaactacccgaaaatcactcgggtaggactctagggctcgtatccgactaggacttccatgtaaccctgtcccccagactatataagggcggacagggaccctcctCAAGCAGGAGCATGAAGGACTATGTAATGTGAATGTATGAATTGGTTGTACATGAAGAATTTTGATATCTTTTACATTCCCATTTGGTCGTCAGTCATCACGGCTCACAACTTAATTTTAGACAACCAAAATGATCATTTTAAAAAGGGTGCTCAACTTAGCTTTGCCTGATGGATAGCCATGGATGAGCCCACTACTGCCGTTCCATCTCCATCGAACCAACCTTATCTCTTCACTGGTGTGGCGACAGTAGGACGAGCAGCGGCAGCTGGTGGCACCACGGCACGCGAGCCGTAGTAGCCAATCGGCGCCTAGCGGCGGGCTGCTCCAGCACCACGATGCGCGGCCTCGCGGGGCTGGCCTGAGGCGGCCGCAGGCTGTTTTGCATCTGCTGCTTGCCTGCTGTGCCGGCTTCAGGGTTTTTGCATCTGTTGCTTCAAGCTTTGCATGCGTGCTGCTGCTTCTTGTTAGCTCGCTTGCTGCACTGCCTTCTTAGCCGCACGTGGACACCAGATGAGGTGGTGGCCATTGGTGGCGGACGGCGCGCTTCCGCCCCCACCGCAGGGGACCACGAGACAAACAGAGCCGACCGAGAGCGCCGTGAGGAACCGGCGGATTGCTGCTGGCCATTGGGCCATTGGGCCATGGGCCATGTTAGACCTTCTGCAGAACTGAACAACGGGTAGCATTTAGGGGGAACATTGTATGAGGAGCAACGGGGTGTCATTTAGGGGAAACATTGTATGAGGAGCAACGGGGTGAGAATTAGGGGAAACATTGTATGAGGAGCAACGGGATGGCTATTAGGAGAAACATTTATCAGGAGCAATGGGGTGGCAATTAGGGAGAACATTTTATTAGGATTAGGGTTTAGGAGGAACAGTTTATGAGGAGTAACGGTGTGGCATTTAGGGGGAACATTTTATGAGGAGCAACGGGGGTGGCCTTTAGAGAGACCATTTTCTGAGGAGCAACGGGGTGGGTGGAAATTAGGGGGAACATTTCTTCAGTCCGCCTCTTCATCCGTGGAGAACACTCATCTCGATCTGAAAAAAAAAGTGTACGAACACATCAGTTTTCTAATCCTTAACGGAAATGAGGAAACGCATACGGCGTTTAATATCTAAGACCATAGTCGATGAAACATTCATCCAACAAGCACCCCAATGAAAACCCCACCCCGCTCGAAAGGAACAATTACAATGGCGGGGGAGTTTGTTTCCGATTTTGCTTAAAACCTATTACTGCTCCTACAGAAAGGTGCGGTTTACTTCCTATCCAATCCCAAAAAACCctcaaaaatccaaaaatgttCCAACTTAACGGCCTCCTATCTTAGTGTCTTAGTATCCAAAATTCTAACCAAATGCCCCCAAAATGGCCAGAAACTTGAAAAATCCATGGCCAACAAAACAAATGGTtttccacctcggagtccacgTCGCGCTTGCACTGTGTCccgacggcggcagcggcacctcatcctcttcctcctcgcccCCAGTCGTGTCTCCCCCCACCTCGCGAATGACCGCGCGGGTGGCATCGGGAACTGCATGGTGTAGGGTTCTTCTGAATCCAAACGACGCAAACGAGGAGGAGGGCTGTGTGAGGTGGGGGTTGATTTTGGGGAAATAGACGTGGGGGTGGGTTTATagctgttgtcggtcaaaacccaccagcgagcagcgacaggcaacaagAGGAGCTAGGAGGCTTCCGAGatggctggtgggtcccggtccctcggtcaacggcccagaagtccggcacacgccctggcttggtgaagtgctaggcgtgccacctgacctatacctgatcaggaaggtgtagaagtcgttatcagctatttccctgcatgcacagccatataaaacgttagtccgagccacgatcggctcttaaaatgactcccaagatcggctagaaaAGCCGATGGTGCCTTCGCACTGAGTCGGACCTATCCTTATACTAGGTCGGACCTTCGGGTAACCCTTAAAATCGAATGAAAGAAGCCGATTACACtcatttaacagatcggatctactaatattCGAATGTTCGTACAAATCCGATGGAAAAGATAAAAGCCTGCTCTGTAATCACCAagttaatccaatctacgacagtaaaagtcttcaccgtgcaaccggaacatcctaatcgtggttaagcctaacaaacatgaaagataacaagacgCTAATCTAAAAAGAGGccaaaaaccaactaataagccgattcccggaacaatcccttcttAGACTAACAaaaagcaccaaacatgcagccggaacattcaacccatttgaagggcctaatcatatggATATCAAACCGAATTCTTGTAGATACAAGAaattaccataacagattagatctactaggcGAGAACAGAGCagggtgctgcccttgcacccgagatcACGCACAAGGatagctaaacgattacgaacagcaagcgtAGCATAGATGTACTATCAAGAACtgatgcagcatcataatcgtttaggataactagtgttgctcgccatcaacaacgcttcagcacgagaaacacaaagataagcagataaaCATGACGCTGCCCtgaccatgcggagcatgaccggggcagcatgtcgattacctggagaaacccttggagaaggggtggcgatgcgccgagagtttgttgtgaatattGGATGATTCCTTTTATTGAATTCTTATGatatatatttatagtccggagacttggtctttttaactaaccctagctaattacgatacaatctcttactatatttaaactatccttattagatacacggccatcccggcccttaacacgctcgcacagaagccgattcgcaaaccatCACGATGATCTtgttcagcccatgttgctctcggcccatcctctagcccagtcaaattatggcgataacacatgcccccctggttttggcaataatAATTCCAAGACCATCGCCTCTTCGGCTTCTAAGGCTTATACACACACATGCCACACCCGAGGCCATCGGACGTGACCCCTCGACCTCCAGGACCTGTACGCGCGCGCTGcctcccaatgccatcggacACGACTCTTTGACTTCTCCCTCGGAAATCGTCATAGCatcgcttcgccttccatctccgcCGTTATAAACTGGTATCGGCGGATTTACTTCTATTCATCTCCTTCCTCCGTGCATTAACCGCACCAACATATTCTGCATCTTCCGGtgatggcttccttttcctctgcctcctccgatttctcttcttcttctacttcttccataatctcctttacctctcctgactccgaaacctccagggaggcGACGCCGGAGTTTGATTTGGTAGCTTCAAACGTGGGccctcgctcctctgcattgggacgtagaggagtgggacttcaacatttggtcagaggacgatgagtccctgaccgacgatgaggacctccagattctccttaaTGGGGATCTGGATGAAGGCGATGATG from Panicum hallii strain FIL2 chromosome 9, PHallii_v3.1, whole genome shotgun sequence includes:
- the LOC112874765 gene encoding serine carboxypeptidase-like 2, translating into MGRTRDGMGGGAAVAMAASSTALSSPPASVGGRRRRSPPPLLPWVAVLMLIVATSSSLFWCVAAGRNVITHIKGFEGPLPFHLETGYVEVDEEHGARLFYYFIASERNPAEDPLILWITGGPGCSALSGLLFEIGPLKFDVAGYTEGFPRLVYFEDSWTKVSNVIFLDAPVGTGFSYSREEAGLNVSLTGSGRQHHTFLRKWLAEHPEFASNPLYIGGDSYSGYTVPVTAMDIATHHDEDPKLNLVGYLVGNAGTDDRYDTGGKVPFMHGMGLISDELYEAARTGCGGDFYRTPDPANARCASAMMAISMVTFAVNPVHILEPFCGAAVRAPSIFQGYGGAGGRRSMLVRDDVGHPGFFAERRLNLPVECRDNGYRLSYIWADDPEVRETLGIHEGSIGAWSRCTMLTHFRHDLTTVIPYHVNLTKAGYRALVYNGDHDMDMTFVGTQEWIRSIGYPIVSDWRPWFANRQVAGFTKTYAHNLTFATVKGGGHTAPEYRPKECQAMLDRWTSAAGQL